Proteins encoded within one genomic window of Humulus lupulus chromosome 1, drHumLupu1.1, whole genome shotgun sequence:
- the LOC133817448 gene encoding branched-chain amino acid aminotransferase 2, chloroplastic-like, translating into MYMMKCSNEENFLHGKLIPYGNIELSPVAGVLNYGQGLFEGLKAYRREDGGIQLFRPEQNALRMKMGAERLCMQSPSVDQFIDAVKHVVIANKRFVPPAGKGALYVRPLLMASAPHIGMNFTPEFTFLVFSTPVGYFYKGRPPFDLFVEKKLRRAVPGGTGSIKSIANYAPVILAQAQATAKGFSDVLFLDSVNGKYVEEVASCNIFMVKGNVVSTPALHGTILPGITRKSIIDIALSFGYQVEERMIPVEELLEADEVFCTGTAVIVNPVSTVTYENKRVTYNIGKEVVSHKLYETLTGIQTGRIEDSMGWTLQVNVEDFASKTNK; encoded by the exons ATGTATATGATGAAATGCTCCAATGAAGAAAACTTCTTACATGGCAAGCTTATTCCTTATGGAAATATTGAGCTAAGCCCAGTTGCAGGAGTCCTAAATTATGGCCAG GGACTATTCGAAGGTCTCAAAGCATATAGAAGAGAAGATGGTGGTATTCAGCTCTTTAGGCCAGAACAGAATGCGCTACGCATGAAGATGGGGGCAGAGAGGTTGTGCATGCAATCGCCATCTGTTGACCAATTTATTGATGCAGTAAAGCATGTGGTTATTGCCAACAAGCGTTTT GTTCCCCCTGCTGGGAAAGGAGCACTGTATGTAAGGCCTTTGCTCATGGCAAGTGCACCACATATTGGCATGAATTTCACACCAGAATTTACTTTCTTGGTATTTTCTACTCCCGTTGGTTACTTTTATAAG ggTCGGCCACCCTTTGACTTGTTTGTGGAGAAGAAGCTACGCAGGGCCGTTCCCGGGGGAACTGGAAGTATCAAATCTATCGCCAACTATGCACCT GTTATCCTAGCACAGGCTCAAGCAACGGCCAAGGGATTCTCTGATGTCTTATTCCTAGATTCTGTGAATGGGAAATACGTAGAAGAGGTTGCATCATGTAACATTTTCATGGTGAAG GGTAATGTTGTTTCAACACCAGCATTACATGGAACAATTCTGCCTGGGATCACGCGCAAGAGCATCATTGATATTGCTCTTAGCTTTGGTTACCAG GTTGAGGAACGTATGATCCCAGTTGAGGAGTTGCTTGAAGCTGATGAAGTTTTCTGCACTGGAACTGCTGTGATCGTCAACCCTGTTAGTACTGTGACTTATGAGAATAAAAG GGTAACATATAATATAGGAAAAGAAGTAGTATCTCATAAACTGTATGAAACACTAACGGGAATTCAAACTGGGCGTATTGAGGACAGCATGGGATGGACCCTACAGGTCAACGTAGAAGATTTTGCTagtaaaacaaataaataa